Proteins encoded within one genomic window of Trichomycterus rosablanca isolate fTriRos1 chromosome 7, fTriRos1.hap1, whole genome shotgun sequence:
- the grk5l gene encoding G protein-coupled receptor kinase 5 isoform X1: MELENIVANTVLLKAREGGGGKRKGRSKKWREILRFPHISQCVELSKTIERDYSSLCEKQPIGRLLFRLYCETRPELQRCIHLLDAMEDYEVTPDEKRKSRGDQIIKKFLTKQSPECVDVVEGLAEHCRENLELSPCKEIFSDCRKALHDYLSGAPFSDYQNSMYFDRFLQWKMLERQPVTKDTFRQYRVLGKGGFGEVCACQVRATGKMYACKKLEKKRIKKRKGESMALNEKQILEKVNSRFVVSLAYAYETKDALCLVLTIMNGGDLKFHIYNMGTPGFEKDRVQFYAAEICCGLEHLHRESIVYRDLKPENILLDDNGHIRISDLGLAIKVPDGEAIRGRVGTVGYMAPEVINNERYSMSPDWWGLGCLIYEMTAGRSPFRARKERVKREEVEKRVQEEEEEYSDKFTEDTKAICRMLLAKDPKQRLGCKAEGAAEGKAHPFFKNINFKRLEAGILEPSFVPDPRAVYCKDVLDIEQFSTVKGVNLDQTDNDFYTKFATGSVSIPWQNEMIETECFSDLNVFGPLGIRSPDLDWTLPPEAPRRSLLDRIFRRNVRISSSSHTEEPAREHNS; the protein is encoded by the exons gcGGAGGAGGAAAGCGGAAAGGGAGGAGTAAGAAATGGAGGGAGATCCTGCGCTTCCCCCACATCAGCCAGTGCGTGGAGCTGAGCAAAACCATCG AGAGAGATTACTCCAGCCTGTGTGAGAAGCAGCCCATCGGGCGACTGTTGTTTCGGCTGTACTGTGAGACCCGACCAGAACTGCAACGATGCATTCATCTACTGGATGccatg GAGGATTACGAGGTGACGCCGGACGAGAAGAGGAAGAGTCGAGGAGATCAGATCATCAAGAAGTTTCTCACCAAGCAG tcacCGGAGTGTGTAGACGTCGTGGAGGGTTTGGCCGAGCACTGCAGAGAAAACCTGGAGCTGAGTCCATGCAAGGAGATCTTCAGCGACTGTCGCAA ggCTCTTCATGACTACCTGAGCGGCGCTCCCTTCTCCGACTATCAGAACAGCATGTACTTCGATCGCTTCCTCCAGTGGAAGATGCTGGAAAG GCAACCGGTTACGAAGGACACATTTCGGCAGTACCGGGTCCTGGGAAAGGGGGGTTTTGGAGAG GTATGTGCGTGTCAGGTGAGAGCTACAGGTAAAATGTACGCCTGTAAGAAACTGGAGAAGAAGAGGATAAAGAAGAGGAAGGGCGAGTCCATGGCACTGAACGAGAAACAGATCCTGGAGAAGGTCAACAGCAGATTTGTG GTGAGTTTAGCGTACGCGTACGAAACCAAAGACGCATTGTGTCTGGTGCTGACCATCATGAACGGGGGCGACCTGAAGTTCCACATCTACAACATGGGCACGCCGGGGTTCGAGAAGGATCGCGTGCAGTTCTACGCTGCCGAGATCTGCTGCGGCCTCGAGCACCTGCACCGAGAGTCCATcgtctacag GGATTTGAAACCGGAGAACATCCTGTTAGATGATAACG GCCACATCCGGATCTCAGACCTGGGACTGGCCATCAAAGTGCCTGATGGAGAGGCGATCCGGGGTCGAGTGGGCACCGTGGGGTACATGG CTCCGGAGGTGATCAATAACGAGCGCTACAGCATGAGTCCTGATTGGTGGGGTCTGGGCTGTCTGATCTACGAGATGACGGCCGGCCGGTCGCCCTTCCGTGCCCGTAAGGAGCGAGTGAAGAGGGAGGAGGTGGAGAAACGGgtgcaggaggaggaggaggagtacAGCGACAAGTTTACCGAGGACACCAAAGCCATCTGCAGGATG ctCTTAGCCAAAGACCCTAAGCAGAGGCTAGGCTGTAAGGCTGAGGGCGCGGCGGAGGGTAAAGCTCACCCCTTCTTCAAGAACATCAACTTCAAAAGACTAGAGGCTGGAATCCTGGAACCTTCCTTCGTGCCTGAT CCCAGGGCGGTCTACTGTAAGGACGTTCTGGACATTGAGCAGTTCTCAACTGTTAAAGGAGTGAATCTGGACCAAACCGATAATGATTTCTACACCAAGTTCGCCACCGGCAGCGTCTCCATCCCGTGGCAGAATGAG ATGATCGAGACGGAGTGTTTTAGTGACCTTAACGTTTTCGGGCCTCTGGGTATAAGATCTCCAGATCTGGACTGGACTCTACCGCCCGAGGCTCCACGCCGCAGCCTGCTGGACCGAATCTTCAGGAGAAATGTGAGGATCTCCTCCTCCTCACATACAGAGGAACCAGCCCGAGAACACAACAGCTAA
- the star gene encoding steroidogenic acute regulatory protein, mitochondrial translates to MLPATFKLFAGISYRHTRNMTGLRRNAMMAIHHELSKLSGPGPSAWVSHIRRRSSLLCSRIQEETLSESEQCFVQQGQEALQKSISILSDPDGWQTEIETLNGDKVLSKVLPDVGKVFKLEVLLDQQPDELYGELVGNMEQMGEWNPNVKQVKILQKIGQDTMVTHEMSGDTPGNVVGPRDFVSVRCTKRRGSTCFLAGMSTKHPSMPEQKGFVRGENGPTCIVLRPSAENPDKTKFTWLLSLDLKGWIPKTVINRVLSQTQVDFANHLRTRMTNSGGAEAVMAC, encoded by the exons ATGCTGCCCGCGACCTTTAAGCTGTTCGCTGGCATTTCCTACAGACACACGAGGAACATGACGG GCCTGAGGAGGAACGCCATGATGGCCATCCACCATGAGCTGAGCAAACTGTCCGGGCCTGGACCGAGCGCCTGGGTCAGCCACATCCGCCGCCGCAGCTCACTGCTCT GCAGTAGAATACAGGAAGAGACCCTGAGTGAATCGGAGCAGTGTTTTGTACAGCAGGGTCAGGAGGCGCTTCAGAAATCCATCAGCATCCTCAGCGACCCCGACGGCTGGCAGACTGAAATCGAGACT TTAAATGGAGATAAGGTGCTGAGTAAGGTTCTTCCGGACGTTGGGAAGGTCTTCAAACTGGAGGTTCTTCTGGATCAGCAGCCTGATGAGCTGTACGGGGAGCTGGTGGGGAACATGGAGCAGATGGGCGAGTGGAACCCCAACGTTAAACAGGTCAAG ATCCTGCAGAAGATCGGTCAGGACACCATGGTGACCCATGAGATGTCAGGGGATACCCCGGGGAACGTTGTGGGCCCGCGGGACTTCGTCAGTGTGCGATGTACTAAACGAAGAGGATCGACATGCTTCCTAGCCGGGATGTCCACCAAGCATCCCAGCATGCCTGAGCAGAAGGGCTTCGTCAG GGGGGAGAACGGACCTACCTGTATTGTACTGCGGCCAAGCGCGGAAAATCCTGACAAGACGAAGTTCACCTGGTTACTCAGTTTAGATCTGAAG GGCTGGATCCCCAAAACAGTGATCAACAGGGTTCTATCTCAGACTCAGGTGGACTTCGCTAATCACCTCCGAACCAGAATGACCAACAGCGGCGGCGCGGAGGCCGTCATGGCCTGCTGA
- the grk5l gene encoding G protein-coupled receptor kinase 5 isoform X2, translating into MELENIVANTVLLKAREGGGGKRKGRSKKWREILRFPHISQCVELSKTIERDYSSLCEKQPIGRLLFRLYCETRPELQRCIHLLDAMEDYEVTPDEKRKSRGDQIIKKFLTKQSPECVDVVEGLAEHCRENLELSPCKEIFSDCRKALHDYLSGAPFSDYQNSMYFDRFLQWKMLERQPVTKDTFRQYRVLGKGGFGEVCACQVRATGKMYACKKLEKKRIKKRKGESMALNEKQILEKVNSRFVVSLAYAYETKDALCLVLTIMNGGDLKFHIYNMGTPGFEKDRVQFYAAEICCGLEHLHRESIVYRDLKPENILLDDNGHIRISDLGLAIKVPDGEAIRGRVGTVGYMAPEVINNERYSMSPDWWGLGCLIYEMTAGRSPFRARKERVKREEVEKRVQEEEEEYSDKFTEDTKAICRMLLAKDPKQRLGCKAEGAAEGKAHPFFKNINFKRLEAGILEPSFVPDPRAVYCKDVLDIEQFSTVKGVNLDQTDNDFYTKFATGSVSIPWQNEMIETECFSDLNVFGPLGIRSPDLDWTLPPEAPRRSLLDRIFRRNHPEATVARVRVSSSSVDSVSNFAP; encoded by the exons gcGGAGGAGGAAAGCGGAAAGGGAGGAGTAAGAAATGGAGGGAGATCCTGCGCTTCCCCCACATCAGCCAGTGCGTGGAGCTGAGCAAAACCATCG AGAGAGATTACTCCAGCCTGTGTGAGAAGCAGCCCATCGGGCGACTGTTGTTTCGGCTGTACTGTGAGACCCGACCAGAACTGCAACGATGCATTCATCTACTGGATGccatg GAGGATTACGAGGTGACGCCGGACGAGAAGAGGAAGAGTCGAGGAGATCAGATCATCAAGAAGTTTCTCACCAAGCAG tcacCGGAGTGTGTAGACGTCGTGGAGGGTTTGGCCGAGCACTGCAGAGAAAACCTGGAGCTGAGTCCATGCAAGGAGATCTTCAGCGACTGTCGCAA ggCTCTTCATGACTACCTGAGCGGCGCTCCCTTCTCCGACTATCAGAACAGCATGTACTTCGATCGCTTCCTCCAGTGGAAGATGCTGGAAAG GCAACCGGTTACGAAGGACACATTTCGGCAGTACCGGGTCCTGGGAAAGGGGGGTTTTGGAGAG GTATGTGCGTGTCAGGTGAGAGCTACAGGTAAAATGTACGCCTGTAAGAAACTGGAGAAGAAGAGGATAAAGAAGAGGAAGGGCGAGTCCATGGCACTGAACGAGAAACAGATCCTGGAGAAGGTCAACAGCAGATTTGTG GTGAGTTTAGCGTACGCGTACGAAACCAAAGACGCATTGTGTCTGGTGCTGACCATCATGAACGGGGGCGACCTGAAGTTCCACATCTACAACATGGGCACGCCGGGGTTCGAGAAGGATCGCGTGCAGTTCTACGCTGCCGAGATCTGCTGCGGCCTCGAGCACCTGCACCGAGAGTCCATcgtctacag GGATTTGAAACCGGAGAACATCCTGTTAGATGATAACG GCCACATCCGGATCTCAGACCTGGGACTGGCCATCAAAGTGCCTGATGGAGAGGCGATCCGGGGTCGAGTGGGCACCGTGGGGTACATGG CTCCGGAGGTGATCAATAACGAGCGCTACAGCATGAGTCCTGATTGGTGGGGTCTGGGCTGTCTGATCTACGAGATGACGGCCGGCCGGTCGCCCTTCCGTGCCCGTAAGGAGCGAGTGAAGAGGGAGGAGGTGGAGAAACGGgtgcaggaggaggaggaggagtacAGCGACAAGTTTACCGAGGACACCAAAGCCATCTGCAGGATG ctCTTAGCCAAAGACCCTAAGCAGAGGCTAGGCTGTAAGGCTGAGGGCGCGGCGGAGGGTAAAGCTCACCCCTTCTTCAAGAACATCAACTTCAAAAGACTAGAGGCTGGAATCCTGGAACCTTCCTTCGTGCCTGAT CCCAGGGCGGTCTACTGTAAGGACGTTCTGGACATTGAGCAGTTCTCAACTGTTAAAGGAGTGAATCTGGACCAAACCGATAATGATTTCTACACCAAGTTCGCCACCGGCAGCGTCTCCATCCCGTGGCAGAATGAG ATGATCGAGACGGAGTGTTTTAGTGACCTTAACGTTTTCGGGCCTCTGGGTATAAGATCTCCAGATCTGGACTGGACTCTACCGCCCGAGGCTCCACGCCGCAGCCTGCTGGACCGAATCTTCAGGAGAAAT caTCCAGAGGCAACCGTCGCTCGCGTTCGAGTCTCGTCTTCCAGCGTTGACTCTGTGTCAAACTTCGCCCCCTAG